In Nakamurella alba, a single genomic region encodes these proteins:
- a CDS encoding L,D-transpeptidase family protein, which yields MVRSAGSGETRGSTARRHRRVAKVLAPLLAVALAVLLPASAGASALPTTNTAQATTPMPALAAIPASSSQVISVATSSSSATSGTLTAWQRNSDGTWRQVVGPVVARVGAGGIGAASEGSTRTPAGQFVLDQAFGRQANPGTKMPWFTTDSYDWWDSNTSSPTYNTHVRQASSPGGASENLLAAGRAYDYAVNIGYNLDQVPGAGSAFFLHVSTGSATAGCVAIDAGALVDILQWLDPAQHPYIDIRVGTPWTPFPRWTSSRAIDFVNRVYYRMIGQSYYSTAPGSSARQAVSNLMIGATSRDRVAAVVAVSASWYGRYTTGAHEQCLGRAPSSAGTVTLVARLAKGATLSDIYEQLCGSAEAFALAGNNTTTWVGRLYRSVIGRAPTAAETARDVSLAQRYGRGHVTAALVHSTAFARIRMDALYSRMLGRPASAAEFSAHRTYVAGRGMFTLPVLIANGQEFYRS from the coding sequence ATGGTGAGGTCAGCAGGATCCGGCGAGACGAGAGGATCCACGGCCCGTCGGCACCGCCGGGTCGCGAAGGTCCTGGCACCGCTGCTCGCGGTGGCACTGGCGGTCCTGCTGCCGGCGAGCGCCGGCGCCTCGGCCCTGCCGACGACGAACACCGCACAGGCCACGACTCCGATGCCGGCCCTCGCCGCGATCCCGGCGTCGAGCTCCCAGGTGATCAGCGTCGCGACGTCCTCGTCGAGCGCCACCAGCGGCACCCTCACCGCCTGGCAGCGCAACTCCGACGGCACCTGGCGCCAGGTGGTGGGGCCGGTGGTCGCCCGGGTCGGCGCCGGAGGGATCGGTGCGGCCTCGGAGGGCTCGACCCGTACCCCGGCCGGACAGTTCGTGCTGGACCAGGCCTTCGGTCGGCAGGCGAACCCGGGGACGAAGATGCCCTGGTTCACCACCGACAGCTACGACTGGTGGGACTCCAACACCTCCTCCCCCACCTACAACACCCATGTGCGGCAGGCATCTTCGCCCGGCGGCGCCTCGGAGAACCTGCTGGCCGCCGGCCGTGCCTACGACTACGCGGTCAACATCGGCTACAACCTCGACCAGGTGCCGGGCGCCGGGTCCGCGTTCTTCCTGCACGTCTCGACCGGCAGTGCGACGGCAGGTTGCGTGGCCATCGACGCCGGCGCCCTGGTCGACATCCTGCAGTGGCTGGACCCGGCCCAGCACCCGTACATCGACATCCGGGTCGGCACACCGTGGACACCGTTCCCGCGCTGGACCTCGAGCCGGGCGATCGACTTCGTGAACCGCGTCTACTACCGGATGATCGGGCAGTCCTACTACTCCACCGCGCCGGGATCCTCGGCGCGCCAGGCGGTCTCGAACCTGATGATCGGCGCCACCAGCCGGGACCGGGTGGCCGCGGTGGTCGCCGTCTCGGCCTCCTGGTACGGCCGCTACACCACCGGCGCCCACGAGCAGTGCCTCGGCCGGGCACCGTCGTCCGCGGGCACGGTCACGTTGGTGGCCCGGCTGGCCAAGGGCGCCACCCTGAGCGACATCTACGAGCAGTTGTGCGGATCTGCGGAGGCCTTCGCCCTCGCGGGCAACAACACCACCACCTGGGTGGGGCGGCTGTACCGGAGCGTCATCGGGCGGGCGCCGACCGCCGCCGAGACCGCACGTGACGTCTCGCTGGCCCAGCGGTACGGCCGCGGGCACGTCACCGCCGCACTGGTGCACTCGACCGCCTTCGCCCGGATCCGGATGGATGCGCTCTACAGCCGCATGCTGGGCCGACCGGCGAGTGCCGCCGAGTTCTCCGCCCACCGCACCTACGTGGCAGGTCGGGGCATGTTCACCCTCCCCGTACTGATCGCGAACGGCCAGGAGTTCTACCGGTCCTGA
- a CDS encoding Dps family protein, which translates to MATKNSLPKFTVPSLDATTGAEVAAILQQRLHALNDLALTLKHVHWNVVGPHFMSVHEMIDPQVDVVREYVDEIAERIATLGVSVKGTPGSIVADRSWDDYSIGRADAIAHLGALDVVYQGVIADHRKAADDTEETDPVTNDMLIGHLHQIELFHWFIRAHLENAGGALATAGDVHETEGAADGAKAAAKGAA; encoded by the coding sequence ATGGCCACCAAGAACAGTCTGCCGAAGTTCACCGTCCCGTCGCTGGATGCCACGACCGGCGCCGAGGTCGCGGCGATCCTGCAGCAGCGGCTGCACGCCCTCAACGACCTGGCCCTGACGCTCAAGCACGTGCACTGGAACGTGGTCGGCCCGCACTTCATGTCGGTGCACGAGATGATCGATCCCCAGGTCGACGTCGTCCGTGAGTACGTCGACGAGATCGCCGAGCGCATCGCCACTCTCGGCGTCTCGGTGAAGGGCACCCCCGGATCGATCGTCGCCGACCGCAGCTGGGACGACTACTCCATCGGACGCGCCGACGCCATCGCGCACCTCGGTGCGCTGGACGTCGTCTACCAGGGTGTGATCGCCGATCACCGCAAGGCCGCCGACGACACCGAGGAGACCGACCCGGTCACCAACGACATGCTGATCGGGCACCTGCACCAGATCGAGCTGTTCCACTGGTTCATCCGGGCGCACCTGGAGAACGCCGGCGGGGCCCTGGCCACCGCGGGCGACGTGCACGAGACCGAGGGTGCCGCCGATGGCGCCAAGGCCGCTGCGAAGGGCGCCGCCTGA
- a CDS encoding glycosyltransferase 87 family protein, whose amino-acid sequence MTAPDQPLDAPPTPRSTTPGARFTRRQAVVAVLGVALLAVVTYLWAHWIVGPHHHQFDLRIYYSAVNFWTDGHNIYRYMQPDPVNDWLGFTYPPLAAVLMSPMAILPLGVVKAIALPAIITTTAVIVWLSLRDRFGFQGQRMLLAVAVGTCLAFWMEPIRETLGFGQINTMIGALIMLDVLVLRPRGSRWTGVGIGLAMAVKITPGIFLLYLLLSKQWRATATAVVTAAVTTLLAAVITPVETWQYYTTLLWDSSRVGYLGSSANQSLNGLLARFLEPGTEPSRALWLVLVIGVLALTVVRTRKALAGGDHLVAMTLVGMAGVLISPASWYHHMVWVIPAVVVLARVLTDLVQQWRSHTGVRPEIPWAAVCLALPALLIVGFDTKILFGLPDVDYTGLGWFPVLVASLPMWWALATIALLPIRGDRSSTTTPALSGSAAALD is encoded by the coding sequence GTGACCGCCCCTGACCAGCCTCTCGACGCTCCGCCGACCCCCCGGTCGACGACACCGGGAGCCCGGTTCACCCGGCGGCAGGCCGTCGTGGCGGTACTCGGGGTGGCACTGCTCGCAGTGGTCACCTATTTGTGGGCCCACTGGATCGTCGGACCGCACCATCACCAATTCGATCTTCGGATCTATTACAGCGCGGTCAACTTCTGGACCGACGGTCACAACATCTATCGATACATGCAGCCCGATCCGGTCAACGATTGGCTGGGATTCACCTATCCGCCACTGGCAGCCGTGCTCATGTCGCCGATGGCGATCCTCCCGTTGGGTGTCGTGAAGGCGATCGCCCTGCCGGCGATCATCACGACCACCGCCGTCATCGTGTGGCTCTCGTTGCGCGACCGATTCGGGTTCCAGGGGCAGCGGATGCTGCTGGCGGTCGCCGTCGGCACCTGTCTGGCCTTCTGGATGGAACCGATCCGGGAGACCCTGGGCTTCGGTCAGATCAACACCATGATCGGCGCACTGATCATGCTGGACGTGCTCGTGCTGCGCCCCCGTGGCAGCCGGTGGACCGGCGTCGGCATCGGCCTGGCCATGGCCGTGAAGATCACCCCCGGCATCTTCCTGCTGTACCTGCTGCTGTCGAAGCAGTGGCGGGCGACCGCCACCGCCGTCGTCACCGCCGCGGTCACCACCCTGCTGGCCGCCGTCATCACCCCGGTCGAGACCTGGCAGTACTACACCACTCTGCTCTGGGACTCCTCCCGCGTCGGCTACCTCGGCAGCTCGGCCAACCAGTCGCTCAACGGTCTGCTGGCCCGGTTCCTCGAGCCGGGCACCGAGCCGTCCCGTGCCCTGTGGCTGGTCCTGGTGATCGGTGTGCTCGCCCTCACCGTCGTCCGCACCCGCAAGGCGCTGGCCGGGGGCGATCACCTGGTGGCGATGACTCTGGTCGGCATGGCCGGGGTGCTGATCAGCCCGGCCAGCTGGTACCACCACATGGTCTGGGTGATCCCGGCGGTCGTGGTGCTGGCCCGCGTGCTCACGGATCTGGTGCAGCAATGGCGGTCGCACACCGGTGTTCGTCCCGAGATCCCTTGGGCAGCCGTGTGTCTGGCACTTCCCGCCCTGCTGATCGTCGGGTTCGACACCAAGATCCTCTTCGGGCTGCCCGATGTCGACTACACCGGCCTGGGATGGTTCCCGGTCCTGGTCGCCAGCCTGCCCATGTGGTGGGCCCTGGCCACCATCGCCCTCCTCCCGATCCGCGGCGACCGGAGCTCCACCACGACGCCGGCGCTCTCCGGGAGTGCCGCCGCCCTCGACTGA
- a CDS encoding MMPL family transporter, producing MSVQTTGSTPDTEQHGVLYRFGLFLARHARAVCILGLLFLLGAAALGTTAFGKLQSGGFEDPAADSSLAAGIDNAHFPPEANLVVMVHADQGTVDDAAVRQVGQELTAELKGAQGLSVAASWFDTPAPGLVAQDNSSALILLVIDGDQGTAVERGGELATEISGPRGPATVQVGGEIGVFGDINNQVSSSLALAEAIAVPVTLILLILVFGSLVAALLPLLIGIFAIIGTFAELAILGSITDVSIFSINLTTALGLGLGIDYGLLLVARFREELAGGREVPEAVAHTVATAGRTIAFSAAAVIAALATLLVFPLYFLSSFGYAGIGVVLIAALGALVITPACLALLGLRVEKGKLPFPGFARGTPSPFWKKVAGAVFRRPILAAAPVLGALVVASIPLFGTGFALPDDTVLPPDAESRQVSVALDEQYPSRSDATFTVVSADPVDDSSVAAAATAVAAVPGVVSVDTAAGPVTATGTGAVDPAAGVLGADGYQRMLVHTSAPGGSDAASDLVADVRAALPGGFLVGGTDASLADTLAGIARPLPIALAIIVITTFVLLFLFTGSVLQPLRALVVNSLSLCASLGIVTWVFADGHLIELFGATARPMDASMTVLLFCIAFGLSMDYEVFLISRITELHDHGADLRTAVTEGLARTGRLVTSAALLLAVSFFAFTSSSVSMLQLFGLGAGLAVIIDATLIRGVLVPAAMRLLGPANFWAPAPLRRLHGRFALRD from the coding sequence CAAGCTGCAGAGTGGCGGGTTCGAGGACCCGGCGGCCGACTCCTCGCTCGCGGCAGGGATCGACAACGCCCACTTCCCGCCGGAGGCCAATCTGGTGGTCATGGTGCACGCCGACCAGGGCACCGTCGACGACGCCGCCGTCCGCCAGGTCGGCCAGGAACTGACCGCGGAACTCAAGGGTGCGCAGGGACTCTCGGTCGCCGCATCCTGGTTCGACACACCCGCTCCCGGACTGGTGGCGCAGGACAACTCCTCCGCACTGATCCTGCTCGTCATCGACGGCGACCAGGGCACGGCGGTGGAGCGGGGCGGCGAGCTGGCCACCGAGATCAGCGGTCCGCGCGGCCCGGCGACCGTGCAGGTGGGCGGCGAGATCGGCGTCTTCGGCGACATCAACAACCAGGTGTCGTCCTCGCTGGCCCTGGCCGAGGCGATCGCCGTGCCGGTCACGCTGATCCTGCTCATCCTGGTCTTCGGGTCGCTGGTCGCCGCGCTGCTGCCGCTGCTGATCGGGATCTTCGCCATCATCGGTACTTTCGCCGAGCTGGCGATCCTCGGCAGCATCACCGACGTCTCGATCTTCTCCATCAACCTGACCACAGCACTCGGGCTGGGCCTGGGCATCGACTACGGGCTGCTGCTCGTCGCCAGATTCCGCGAAGAACTGGCGGGCGGACGCGAAGTCCCGGAGGCGGTGGCCCACACGGTGGCGACAGCCGGTCGCACCATTGCCTTCTCGGCGGCGGCGGTGATCGCTGCACTGGCCACCCTGCTGGTCTTCCCGCTCTACTTCCTGTCCTCCTTCGGCTACGCCGGCATCGGCGTCGTGCTCATCGCCGCCCTGGGTGCACTCGTGATCACCCCGGCCTGCCTGGCGCTGCTCGGCCTCCGGGTGGAGAAGGGCAAACTGCCGTTCCCCGGGTTCGCCCGCGGCACGCCGTCGCCGTTCTGGAAGAAAGTGGCCGGAGCCGTCTTCCGCCGGCCGATCCTGGCCGCCGCGCCCGTGCTCGGCGCGCTGGTCGTCGCGTCGATCCCGTTGTTCGGCACCGGTTTCGCCCTGCCGGACGACACCGTACTTCCGCCGGATGCGGAGAGCAGGCAGGTGTCGGTGGCGCTGGACGAGCAGTACCCGTCCCGTTCGGACGCGACCTTCACGGTGGTCTCGGCGGATCCGGTGGACGACTCCTCGGTGGCGGCGGCAGCGACGGCGGTGGCCGCGGTCCCGGGCGTGGTGTCCGTCGACACCGCGGCCGGCCCGGTGACCGCCACCGGCACCGGAGCGGTCGACCCGGCGGCCGGTGTGCTCGGCGCCGACGGCTACCAACGAATGCTGGTGCACACGAGCGCACCGGGCGGATCCGATGCGGCGTCCGACCTGGTCGCCGACGTCCGCGCGGCCCTGCCCGGCGGGTTCCTGGTAGGCGGCACCGACGCCTCGCTGGCCGACACCCTGGCCGGGATCGCCCGACCGCTGCCGATTGCCCTGGCGATCATCGTGATCACGACCTTCGTGCTGCTGTTCCTGTTCACCGGCAGCGTGCTGCAGCCGCTGCGCGCCCTGGTCGTCAACAGCCTGTCGCTGTGCGCCTCGCTCGGCATCGTGACCTGGGTGTTCGCCGACGGACACCTGATCGAGCTGTTCGGTGCCACCGCGAGACCGATGGACGCGTCGATGACGGTGCTGCTGTTCTGCATCGCCTTCGGCCTGTCGATGGACTACGAGGTCTTCCTGATCAGCCGGATCACCGAGCTGCACGACCACGGCGCCGACCTGCGCACGGCCGTCACCGAGGGTCTGGCCCGGACCGGGCGGCTGGTCACCAGCGCTGCCCTGCTGCTGGCGGTGAGCTTCTTCGCCTTCACCAGCTCGTCGGTGTCGATGTTGCAGCTGTTCGGCCTGGGTGCCGGCCTCGCGGTGATCATCGACGCCACCCTGATCCGTGGGGTGCTGGTGCCGGCGGCGATGCGGCTGCTGGGACCGGCGAACTTCTGGGCCCCGGCGCCGCTGCGGCGGCTGCACGGCAGGTTCGCGCTGCGCGATTGA